In Cryptococcus gattii WM276 chromosome A, complete sequence, one genomic interval encodes:
- a CDS encoding hexose transport-related protein, putative (Similar to TIGR gene model, INSD accession AAW41961.1): protein MAWKITEDRPTPTQVYNWRLYITAVLIAWGAITFGYDGAFMGTTIARSSFKAYFGLDTLSSAEYANVSSNVTSCFQAAAFFGAAFSWALMESYGRRLTLQISTVIFIVGAILQTCPPKNLSYIYAGRSLCGLAVGGITGTVPAYISELSVPSIRGRLTGLFEIAYQLGSLVGFWVNYGVSEHIDLDSDVTWRLPMGIQLIPAGILMAGSFFLKESPLFYMKQDEDEKALSVLTYLRNLPEDHPYIQEEISLYRERILHERAVVSGKPGLWGYLRGAGKAVILKGIRNRMGLAFIMFALQNFSGANAINYYSPTLFGSLGITDVNLYTGIYGLVKAVGSIIFYVYFIDMWGRRQPWMVSSVACALCLTYVGAYVKIGHPADQDVISHSTKQGGTAATALIMFYSVFWSFGANGLPWIVTSEIYPLGLRGLCGAYAAMCQWLWQFVITKATPEIFLAMGWGTWIFFAACLMLSAVWAFFFLPETKGLRLDEMDALFGFTGQGGSEILHPDSVHDPQARKLEPPSHDEDVSLKKLEEV, encoded by the exons ATGGCCTGGAAAATCACAGAAGACCGTCCGACACCGACACAAGTA TACAACTGGAGACTGTATATCACTGCTGTCTTAATTGCATGGGGTGCAATCACTTTTGG TTATGATGGTGCATTCATGGGTACCACCATTGCTCGTTCATCATTTAAAGCATACTTCGGTCTTGACACCCTCTCCTCTGCCGAATACGCCAATGTCTCTTCAAATGTCACCTCTTGTTTCCAAGCTGCCGCTTTCTTTGGCGCCGCCTTCTCCTGGGCTCTCATGGAGTCTTACGGTCGAAGATTAACCTTGCAGATCTCAACAGTGATCTTCATCGTTGGCGCCATCTTGCAAACATGCCCTCCCAAGAACTTGAGTTACATCTACGCAGGAAGGTCTCTTTGTGGTTTAGCTGTTGGTGGTATCACGGGTACTG TTCCTGCCTACATTAGTGAACTTTCTGTCCCCAGTATTCGAGGGCGGTTGACCGGTCTCTTTGAGATTGCTTATCAGCTTGGTTCGCTCGTCGGTTTC TGGGTCAACTATGGTGTCTCTGAGCACATTGATCTCGACAGCGACGTTACCTGGCGTCTTCCTATGGGTATACAGTTGAT TCCCGCTGGTATCCTTATGGCAGGTTCATTCTTCCTCAAAGAGTCACCCCTCTTCTACATGAAGCAGGACGAAGACGAGAAGGCTCTTTCAGTTCTTACCTACCTTCGAAATCTCCCCGAAGACCACCCCTACATCCAGGAGGAGATCTCCCTCTACCGTGAACGTATCCTCCATGAGCGAGCCGTCGTCTCCGGCAAGCCCGGTCTGTGGGGCTATCTTCGTGGTGCGGGCAAGGCAGTCATCCTCAAGGGTATTCGCAACCGTATGGGTCTCGCTTTCATTATGTTTGCGCTCCAGAACTTCTCAG GTGCCAACGCCATCAACTATTATTCCCCCACCCTGTTTGGCTCCCTTGGTATCACCGACGTCAATCTTTACACCGGTATCTATGGTTTGGTCAAGGCTGTCGgctccatcatcttctaCGTCTATTTCATCGACATGTGGGGTAGAAGGCAGCCTTGGATGGTCTCTTCGGTCGCCTGCGCTCTTTGCTTGACCTACGTTGGTGCTTATGTCAAAATCGGTCATCCTGCCGACCAAGACGTCATCTCCCACTCCACCAAACAAGGTGGCACTGCTGCCACTGCCTTGATCATGTTCTACTCTGTTTTCTGGTCCTTCGGTGCGAACGGTCTTCCTTGGATCGTCACGTCTGAAATCTATCCTCTTGGTCTTCGTGGTCTTTGTGGTGCTTATGCTGCCATGTGCCAATGGCTCTGGCAGTTTGTTATCAC TAAAGCTACACCTGAAATCTTCCTCGCAATGGGCTGGGGTACTTGGATCTTTTTCGCTGCCTGCCTTATGCTCAGTGCCGTCTGggccttcttcttcctccccgAAACC AAAGGTCTCCGTCTCGACGAAATGGATGCCCTATTTGGTTTCACAGGTCAAGGAGGATCAGAGATCCTTCACCCCGACTCTGTTCACGATCCTCAAGCAAGAAAATTGGAGCCTCCATCTCACGACGAGGATGTCTCTCTAAAGAAGCTTGAAGAAGTGTAA
- a CDS encoding uncharacterized protein (Similar to TIGR gene model, INSD accession AAW41732.1) — MSSSPPPSLPPLKRSDYAAYSSFLYDLQAETQRDLSVQLSGWGNPTAGDEESIVLSDDSDLGESSRSRSTSTVRPRLVEGSTYIPANPTLGKRKKRLETSGDPETCWPRAIEELEPLSNSSLQDAITSFATSYIRKRHLVLPKLGENEDEDRQIDPILPGNLVSSTIEMLDEVLVNLAGVRPPNVEKKRKEMNVLDWEGVLDVASMIPSLWPDIAAANIRLRDMYRDAGPNLLGHRMKIINDLKDSNPCPSVNDLYSIVLPGKNPLLRSHLSKAGTFFQQERRAVKRREKEKIRAERAKIQRVQAEEQKEKAAERAKESREKAKAKWRQKAKPTKRS; from the exons ATGTCGTCGTCCCCACCACCGTCCTTACCGCCTCTCAAGCGTTCAGATTATGCTGCATACTCGTCTTTTCTCTATGACTTGCAGGCAGAGACACAGCGAGACCTGTCTGTTCAACTAAGTGGTTGGGGTAATCCTACCGCtggtgatgaagaaagTATTGTTCTCAGTGATGATAGCGATTTGGGGGAAAGCTCGCGGTCTAGATCTACGTCTACAGTTCGTCCGAGGCTTGTTGAGGGCTCGACGTATATCCCTGCCAATCCGACTTTGGGCAAACGTAAGAAACGATTAGAGACGTCTGGCGATCCAGAGACCTGTTGGCCTAGAGCTATTGAAGAGTTGGAACCGTTATCAAACTCGAGTCTGCAAGACGCCATTACATCTTTTGCAACTTCGTACATACGCAAAAGGCACCTCGTCTTGCCCAAGCTAGGAGAaaatgaagatgaagataGACAGATCGACCCCATTCTTCCCGGTAATCTCGTATCGTCAACTATAGAAATGTTGGACGAAGTCCTGGTTAACTTAGCAGGTGTGCGACCACCGAATGtggaaaaaaagaggaaagaaatGAACGTATTGGACTGGGAAGGCGTACTGGACGTTGCAAGTATGATACCTAGTCTGTGGCC AGACATCGCTGCCGCAAACATTCGATTAAGAGACATGTATCGGGATGCTGGACCAAATC TTCTGGGTCATAGGATGAAGATAATCAATGATCTCAAAGACTCCAACCCTTGTCCATCAGTTAATGACCTCTATTCCATTGTCCTTCCCGGTAAAAATCCTTTGCTCCGCTCTCATCTTTCGAAAGCAGGTACATTTTTTC AACAAGAAAGGCGGGCGGTGAAACGTcgagaaaaggagaagatcCGCGCAGAAAGAGCAAAGATCCAGCGGGTCCAGGCAGAGGAACAGAAAGAAAAGGCTGCGGAGAGAGCAAAGGAGAGTcgagaaaaggcaaaagCGAAATGGCGGCAAAAGGCTAAGCCTACAAAGAGAAGTTGA
- a CDS encoding uncharacterized protein (Similar to TIGR gene model, INSD accession AAW41960.1) — protein sequence MAKSIRSKAKMASRARKRNMSHYAATEAARTQRLSNKLLGKDKKEGEDNEEIKEEQIEGDDAEMKEEPKKISTSGYRGSRKEQWRTARGMSARPKGSTKAKRNTRRR from the exons ATGGCAAAATCGATCCGATCCAAAGCTAAGATGGCATCTCGTGCTAGAAAGAGGAACATGTCCCACTATGCCGCCACTGAGGCAGCTCGAACTCAACGTCTGTCCAACAAGCTCTTGGgcaaggacaagaaggagGGTGAAGACAATGAGGAAATCAAAGAGGAGCAAATTGAGGGTGACGATGCTGAGATGAAGG AGGAACCCAAGAAGATCTCAACATCCGGGTACAGGGGTTCAAGAAAGGAGCAGTGGAGGACTGCTAGAGGTATGAGCGCCAGGCCCAAGGGCAGTACCAAGGCCAAGAGGAACACGAGGAGACGTTAG
- a CDS encoding iron-sulfur cluster assembly-related protein, putative (Similar to TIGR gene model, INSD accession AAW41962.1): MRNTILRSTATAMASTSLARPAIRARPVLAAVRTMGAGASVAKRGYHAKVIDHYENPRNVGNLPKGDFDVGTGLVGAPACGDVMKLQIRVGEDGVINEVKFKTFGCGSAIASSSYMTERVKGMTLDQAGAVKNTEIAKELCLPPVKLHCSLLAEDAIKSAIKDYQTKRAQRLAAANATLASSSSQPQQATA; the protein is encoded by the exons ATGCGAAACACTATCCTCCGATCTACGGCCACCGCTATGGCTTCCACTTCTTTGGCTCGACCTGCTATCCGAGCTCGACCTGTACTTGCCGCTGTGCGAACGATGGGTGCCGGTGCCAGTGTCGCGAAGAGGGGGTACCATGCCAAGGTGATCGACCACTATGAGAACCCTCGTAAT GTCGGTAACCTTCCCAAGGGTGACTTTGATGTTGGAACTGGTCTTGTCGGTGCTCCCGCTTGTGGCGA TGTTATGAAGCTTCAAATCCGAGTAGGCGAGGACGGCGTCATTAATGAAGTCAAGTTCAAGACGTTCGGTTGTGGTTCAGCTATCGCGTCATCGTCATATATGACTGAGCGAGTAAAGGGCATGACCCTTGATCAGGCTGGTGCGGTGAAGAACACTGAGATTGCGAAGGAGCTCTGTCTCCCCCCTGTAAAGT TGCACTGCTCTCTCCTTGCTGAGGATGCTATCAAGTCTGCCATCAAGGACTACCAGACCAAGCGAGCACAGCGACTTGCAGCTGCCAACGCCACTCTtgcttcttcatcgtcacAACCTCAACAGGCTACTGCCTAA
- a CDS encoding serine/threonine-protein kinase nrc-2, putative (Similar to TIGR gene model, INSD accession AAW41963.1): MSSLASPPPTASIPTSDSYYSAVQSPGPGPSSGSNTSSKWKSVFKLNRTATIGRGKENRSALGGESFGLENKEQQPFPGENSPSVVTEPYIPPHGTQLRAHTDPYPPRSFSVKKNPSSASVGHVDSKVLHEEDMSKTREDGSSESFNVHLNSSNGNLQTASTSGEQSRPYSSVTDSASASTTERTSHSSGGHFLPTDGSLHESAASTRSPSGGPLGIGNFKSRFFSAPLSAPAGKGKHDKSKSEKYRGLGKVATDFTPSTAPPSSAGGASSTGGGRKKSDGSSSFSSRGAASPRTPARPKREPSANSSKRMPFGQTNDNGTNSGSVAARFIRRVVSAPNTKALFSNGLFSNAPDVPPLPTPKSQPTGSISSKEKPSSPVMVVSSSEGQIDLTSSPDSDHLPSFSPFSNSSTLYTSQTSQTTPASASATPTPSPLRQKNLFLNRTASPSPSQGSGLSVKGTRANRSLTTGTAPVLKNIRELQGNLGSSPGGNGHLDGEGRNKQVFRRTYSSNSIKTKQVEVTASSFQKIKLLGKGDVGKVYLVREKKTDKLFAMKVLSKKEMIKRNKIKRALAEQEILATANHPFIVTLFHSFQSQDYLFFVLDYCMGGEFFRALQTRPGKCLSEEHAKFYAAEVTAALEYLHLNGYIYRDLKPENILLHQSGHIMLSDFDLSKQSGEAGGAPAAIRHGGPNGQTILVDTRSCIADFRTNSFVGTEEYIAPEVIKGHSHSSAVDWWTLGILVYEMIFATTPFKGPNRNATFANVMKNEVLFPESVPVSSNCKSCIRKLLIKDENKRLGSASGASEVKQHKWFASVNWGLLRNMTPPIIPEESNGIDTINFRPLRESKSIDFDRDDLTTDIIHAKAGSPSIYGNATPGMLTPKELVQPTSSSSPSGPGGASGQSSSAMPIPGSVRGYEKEKNPFGEFSSVTRDFGEC; encoded by the exons ATGTCGTCCCTCGCGTCCCCTCCCCCGACAGCATCAATACCCACTTCCGATTCTTATTACTCCGCCGTCCAGTCTCCCGGCCCAGGTCCAAGCAGCGGCAGCAATACATCGTCAAAGTGGAAAAGCGTCTTCAAACTTAACCGAACAGCGACAATAGGAAGGGGCAAAGAGAACAGATCGGCGTTGGGCGGTGAAAGCTTTGGGCTGGAGAACAAGGAGCAGCAGCCATTTCCAGGAGAGAACTCGCCCTCCGTGGTAACAGAACCTTATATTCCCCCTCACGGAACGCAACTTCGCGCTCATACCGACCCCTACCCACCTAGATCGTTCAGCGTCAAAAAAAATCCTAGCAGTGCGAGCGTTGGACACGTTGATTCTAAAGTACTTCACGAAGAAGACATGTCCAAGACAAGAGAAGACGGTTCGAGTGAGAGTTTCAATGTCCATCTCAATTCGAGTAATGGAAATCTCCAAACAGCATCAACCTCGGGTGAACAGTCACGACCTTATTCATCCGTAACGGATTCTGCATCTGCATCTACTACGGAGCGTACTTCGCATTCTTCCGGCGGTCATTTCCTCCCGACAGATGGGAGCTTGCATGAAAGCGCCGCGTCTACCCGTTCACCCAGTGGCGGGCCGCTTGGGATTGGGAACTTTAAAAGCCGGTTCTTCTCTGCGCCTTTATCTGCACCAGCGGGTAAGGGCAAGCACGATAAGAGCAAGAGCGAAAAGTATCGTGGTCTAGGTAAAGTCGCTACCGATTTCACCCCGTCCACCGCACCACCATCCAGTGCTGGAGGAGCGTCAAGTACTGGTggagggaggaagaagagcgatGGTTCATCGTCGTTTTCGTCAAGAGGCGCAGCGTCACCGCGAACTCCCGCGAGGCCGAAGCGCGAACCATCAGCCAACTCTTCTAAGCGAATGCCATTTGGGCAGACGAACGATAATGGAACCAACTCTGGATCTGTAGCCGCAAGGTTTATTCGACGAGTGGTCTCTGCCCCAAACACCAAAGCCCTCTTTTCCAATGGCCTTTTCAGCAATGCTCCTGATGTACCACCATTACCCACACCTAAAAGCCAGCCTACCGGCTCAATTTCCAGCAAAGAGAAGCCCTCTTCACCTGTAATGGTTGTCAGCAGCTCTGAAGGACAAATCGACCTCACCTCTTCACCGGATAGCGACCACCTGCCATCTTTCAGCCCGTTCTCCAACTCTTCTACACTGTACACCTCGCAGACATCACAGACCACCCCGGCATCAGCCTCTGCGACTCCTACCCCCTCCCCTCTCAGGCAAAAGAACCTGTTTTTGAACCGGACAGCTTCTCCTAGTCCCAGTCAAGGATCGGGGCTTTCCGTGAAGGGAACAAGAGCGAATAGAAGCTTGACGACGGGTACGGCACCGGTACTGAAGAATATTAGAGAGCTCCAGGGAAATTTGGGGTCCAGTCCTGGAGGAAATGGGCATCTAGATGGGGAGGGCAGGAATAAGCAGGTATTCAGGAGGACGTATAGTAGTAATTCTATAAAGACCAAGCAG GTTGAAGTGACAGCGTCGTCGTTCCAAAAGATAAAACTGCTGGGCAAGGGAGATGTTGGGAAAGTGTATTTGGTaagggagaagaagacggatAAGCTGTTTGCTATGAAGG TGTTATCGAAAAAGGAAATGATCAAGCGAAACAAGATCAAGCGCGCTCTCGCGGAACAAGAAATCCTTGCAACAGCAAATCACCCATTCATCGTCACCTTGTTCCACTCATTCCAATCGCAAGATTACCTGTTTTTCGTTCTCGATTATTGTATGGGCGGTGAATTCTTCCGTGCGCTGCAGACGAGACCAGGGAAGTGTTTGTCGGAGGAACATGCCAAGTTTTATGCGGCGGAAGTGACAGCAGCGTTAGAATATCTTCATTTGAATGGGTATATTTATCGGGATTTGAAACCTGAGA atatcctcctccaccaGTCAGGACATATCATGCTTTCTGATTTCGATCTCTCGAAGCAGTCTGGAGAAGCAGGTGGTGCGCCAGCAGCCATACGCCATGGTGGACCTAACGGC CAAACGATCCTGGTTGATACACGTTCGTGTATAGCGGATTTCAGAACCAACTCATTTGTCGGTACGGAAGAGTATATTGCACCAGAGGTTATCAAGGGACATAGTCATTCTTCGGCCGTGGATTGGTGGACATTGGGTATATTGGTTTATGAGATGATT TTTGCCACGACACCGTTCAAGGGCCCGAATAGGAATGCGACGTTTGCGAACGTCATGAAGAACGAAGTCCTCTTCCCTGAATCAGTACCCGTTTCGAG CAATTGCAAATCATGTATTCGCAAGCTTTTGATCAAAGATGAGAACAAGCGTCTTGGTTCTGCGTCTGGTGCGAGCGAAGTGAAGCAGCACAAGTGGTTTGCATCGGTGAATTGGGGTTTGTTGAGGAATATGACGCCGCCT ATTATCCCCGAGGAATCAAATGGAATTGATACAATAAATTTCCGACCTTTGAGAGAAAGCAAGAGTATAGATTTTGATCGAGACGATCTT ACCACTGATATCATCCACGCCAAAGCAGGTTCTCCTTCCATTTATGGGAACGCAACTCCAGGTATGCTCACCCCTAAAGAACTCGTCCAACCAACGtcgtcatcatcaccatctGGACCGGGCGGTGCGTCGGGACAGTCTTCGTCAGCGATGCCAATACCAGGCTCGGTGCGAGGGTatgagaaggagaaaaatCCGTTTGGGGAGTTTAGCAGTGTAACAAGAGATTTTGGCGAGTGCTAA
- a CDS encoding uncharacterized protein (Similar to SGTC gene model, INSD accession EAL22831.1): MDYYTSDPRPPRFSYPPQPPSPQSHSQRYSPEKRSAYDNSDYHRRSEYDDHSSKASQKRPAEAESSSSQQAAARSQPKARTESPSSSTKPNMKKEAGGSDQQAPRRAAQACLRCRKQKLKCIGGWPCNRCTKSKNVCDFGRPGMGPPAREGGTSEANARLEQLESSVANLLAGLAGSSSNNYPNPEVLHTFDPAQRRAQSISEQGNPPYAPSASGQWNSSIPPPTHVRPLEPPRVGAAAVAIGAPLASASPDDPAAQHHVRFTSSPHQTFIQHGYSPSNFSSNGTGPSPGSGIGSYDSNGFRSERKKVGGKRQKAEERLATATDQDFDEAPFKPLVYQPSVWDNREASRRNSPQPSQSTASRDEPGPGYYARRFMRDRDDPVNTEIVEPRMAETLFNFFIDHCHPFLPVVNVALDDAFNTIRQSPFLTSAILAVAARFYIRYTSRNPDSFPPLDPAVPPRLANLAEAHLANTLLRKQHALSDVQAVMLLAAWGLQSGGRGPDAWVVTGHAARIARRLGVHKILAQAAEAARITRPETEEWSKLEAFMPQWRTWLCWFCFDGFLSLGFGRPQSTQFETVDEQGFLQIRLNQTPPRPGTTPSMSLYGDVYIAGQVQLTQIGRDLINWGEMLADPKGATWADPRRAQIFHGKELSVKMMFKELNGRLDEWCKLWIWNVGSPYSLYLGSSARIARLQADHMRLCLNSFALKSSPDEDEFVAECLKKALNAAMTTIQTHYESSQTDLALSFATDYLTITLAQAAIFLVRIAQAESSVQAILKIEPSVIAHYLKMSIDLLQTGELSETRLSTYLAKTIRDIARAAGINGLGPRESAEDSGWESRPQSAQGSGASATGVAASGSGQATGASGDGTDNAPPPDLAFDMDAFLQFESQLDLGYLLGLPGDSGAFPATTGAGQDGQNLNGVDNGAGAQGVQGVLDAAGEVFNEFGFGMAGMAMGYGGLPSLPPPAPTAASLSGGSQQQHSASGGGWNMNGRAISQEQETGM; encoded by the exons ATGGACTATTACACCAGCGACCCTAGGCCCCCACGCTTCAGCTATCCGCCACAACCGCCTTCACCACAGTCTCACAGTCAGCGGTATTCGCCCGAGAAGAGGTCAGCGTACGATAATTCAGATTATCACAGACGGAGCGAATATGACGATCATTCCTCAAAAGCATCCCAAAAACGTCCTGCAGAGGCAGAATCATCATCGTCTCAACAAGCTGCTGCCCGAAGCCAGCCCAAAGCACGCACAGAATCCCCTTCGTCGTCCACTAAACCCAACATGAAAAAAGAGGCCGGAGGGTCTGATCAACAGGCTCCAAGGCGAGCTGCCCAGGCGTGCTTAAGGTGCCGAAAGCAGAAGCTCAAATGTATTGGTGGATGGCCGTGCAACAGGTGTACAAAATCGAAGAACGTTTGCGACTTTGGTCGGCCAGGGATGGGCCCTCCAGCTCGTGAAGGTGGGACATCGGAAGCAAACGCTCGACTAGAGCAGCTAGAAAGCAGCGTTGCAAACCTCCTCGCTGGTCTGGCAGGCAGTTCATCCAATAATTATCCTAATCCTGAGGTTCTTCATACTTTCGACCCAGCTCAACGTCGAGCCCAATCCATCTCTGAACAAGGGAACCCTCCTTACGCACCTTCGGCGTCAGGACAATGGAATTCCAGCATCCCACCGCCAACCCACGTCAGACCCCTTGAGCCTCCTCGTGTCGGAGCGGCAGCAGTGGCTATCGGTGCGCCCCTAGCGTCTGCCTCGCCAGACGACCCGGCAGCCCAACATCACGTAAGGTTCACGTCGTCTCCTCATCAAACATTCATTCAGCACGGTTACTCGCCGTCCAACTTTTCCTCAAACGGTACGGGTCCCAGTCCTGGAAGCGGTATTGGAAGTTACGACTCAAATGGGTTTAGGAGTGAACGGAAAAAGGTCGGAGGGAAGAGACAAAAGGCCGAAGAGAGACTTGCTACTGCTACAGACCAAGACTTTGATGAAGCTCCTTTCAAGCCGTTAGTGTACCAG CCATCTGTATGGGACAACCGAGAAGCGTCCCGTAGAAATTCTCCTCAGCCAAGCCAATCAACAGCAAGTAGAGACGAACCAGGACCGGGATACTACGCTCGTCGTTTCATGCGTGATCGAGATGATCCTGTCAATACGGAGATTGTCGAACCACGTATGGCAGAGACTCTATTCAATTT CTTCATTGACCATTGCCACCCATTCCTTCCTGTAGTTAATGTTGCCCTTGACGACGCTTTCAACACTATCCGTCAGTCACCCTTTTTAACATCCGCGATCCTTGCAGTTGCCGCTCGTTTTTACATTCGCTACACATCGCGCAATCCCGACTCTTTTCCACCCCTGGATCCCGCGGTTCCTCCACGTCTCGCGAATCTCGCCGAAGCACACCTTGCCAATACTCTTCTTCGAAAACAGCATGCTCTCTCCGATGTTCAAGCCGTCATGCTCCTAGCTGCCTGGGGTCTTCAATCTGGTGGGCGAGGACCTGACGCATGGGTCGTGACCGGACATGCTGCAAGAATTGCTAGGCGGTTGGGGGTGCACAAAATTTTGGCACAGGCTGCTGAGGCGGCGAGGATTACAAGACCGGAAACGGAAGAGTGGAGCAAGTTGGAAGCATTCATGCCACAATGGAGAACATGGTTATGTTGGTTCTGCTTTGATGGGTTTTTGTCCCTTGGCTTTGGTCGTCCGCAGTCTACTCAGTTTGAGACTGTCGACGAACAAGGTTTCTTGCAGATTCGCTTGAACCAAACTCCTCCGCGACCAGGTACTACCCCGTCCATGTCTCTCTATGGCGATGTCTACATTGCTGGTCAAGTACAGCTTACTCAAATCGGACGAGACTTGATCAACTGGGGTGAAATGCTGGCTGATCCTAAGGGAGCAACTTGGGCCGACCCTAGAAGGGCTCAAATCTTCCATGGCAAGGAGTTGAGTGTGAAGATGATGTTCAAGGAGTTGAACGGGAGGCTGGATGAGTGGTGTAAGCTTTGGATCTGGAATG TTGGATCACCCTATTCCCTTTATCTTGGCTCTTCGGCCCGCATCGCGCGTCTGCAAGCTGATCATATGCGCCTCTGTTTAAACTCATTCGCGCTAAAATCGTCGCCTGATGAGGATGAGTTTGTTGCCGAATGTTTGAAGAAGGCTCTGAATGCGGCGATGACGACGATCCAAACGCATTATGAATCGAGCCAAACCGACCTTGCCTTGAGCTTTGCGACGGAT TATCTCACCATCACCCTCGCTCAAGCGGCCATTTTCCTCGTTCGAATCGCTCAAGCCGAATCCTCTGTTCAGGCTATCCTGAAGATCGAACCTTCCGTCATCGCCCATTATCTCAAAATGAGTATCGACCTTCTCCAGACAGGCGAGTTGTCTGAGACAAGACTATCAACTTATCTCGCCAAGACAATCCGCGATATCGCACGCGCCGCAGGGATTAATGGTCTTGGGCCGAGAGAGAGTGCAGAGGATTCTGGTTGGGAATCGAGACCACAGTCTGCCCAAGGATCCGGGGCCTCGGCCACAGGAGTTGCTGCTTCCGGTTCTGGTCAGGCAACGGGAGCGTCGGGAGATGGAACGGATAATGCCCCACCGCCCGATTTGGCTTTCGACATGGACGCATTCCTCCAGTTCGAATCCCAGCTCGATCTCGGCTACCTTCTTGGTTTGCCCGGCGACAGCGGTGCTTTTCCGGCTACCACGGGTGCCGGTCAAGATGGACAGAATCTTAATGGGGTCGATAACGGTGCCGGGGCACAGGGAGTGCAAGGGGTGTTGGATGCGGCAGGGGAAGTGTTCAATGAGTTTGGGTTTGGAATGGCTGGGATGGCAATGGGTTACGGCGGATTACCTTCATTGCCGCCACCTGCGCCGACTGCGGCGTCACTGTCAGGTGGGAGTCAGCAACAGCATTCGGCGtctggaggaggatggaaCATGAATGGCCGGGCGATATCACAAGAGCAGGAGACGGGGATGTGA